The nucleotide window TGAACATCTGGGGATGCTGGATGATGTTTTCCTCCAGCCAGAGAGCCTGGATTGTGTGCGCAAGGTAAATGTGATTGCGGACAAGTACTGGGATATTTACTCCAGTGATACACTAGAGCATGACCTTCCAGGTCATCTGCTCAGATACCCAGTTGCAGTCACTAATGAAGGTGTCATCACAGAGTTGCCGGGTATCCAGTGCTTTCCAGACACCAAGGCCCGAATTCTTGGCACCAAGACCGACTACCTTCCACCCATCCTCACAACATGACTGCCATGACCCTCTACCCATCAGTTTAGGAAGTATTTCCCCATGAACCTAGTTAGAGTTATAGCAGATGCCAGATGGCAGCATGGTTTGGGAATAAAAATTCATGTTGTAGTTGATGATTTAGTTTCATCTGAGTGACTTTTTAAGGCCTTGATGCTGCATACCCTATTTAACGTAACTGCTTATTGATGTTTTCGTTATTCAATGCTACAGCAGGTGTTTAGTACTTTGCAATGCGGCTTGGATCTGTGATTCTTGGGCGCCAATGTTTGCAGGTTGGCCATCGTCTGAGGGTTGTATTTTCAAGCTACCTTGGCTACGTGAAATTTTTTGATCCGTGGTAAAATAAAGTCTAGATCAATACAGCTAATTGAATGTTGAACGATTCTTAAAGACATAGGACACTCTTTCGATGCATTGGAGTATGTCATTTACACTGACCCAATAGTGCTTTAAATCTAAAGAACAACAGGGACAAAGTTGTCTGCACAAATGCATAATTTATTCACCATGCTGCCAAGCTCCAATCGAGCCTATCTATATGACAACTGATCTGATCTCATCCGATcatcctataatttttttatttattttttatttaaaaaaactttcttGTCCAATGCATTATTGCTTTCAATCTTCTgaccaattaaaaataaaaaagcagtGGGGCCACATCTTATTCAATATTTCTAGACATAAGACGTTATTAGATTGAATGATTCTTcagtttaatttgtttctgaATTGGTTTGTTTTCCGAGTCTAATGtatcttttttaatattattattaccagAGAAAACAatccaaaagaagaaaaggaatttCTCAGCCATTACTGACGGAGTAACAGCCCTTTTAGCATGTCCAGCCGCTTCAAATGAATAgcagtaaaaataataaaaataataataattggaaaaaacaaCCATTAGATATTCAAGTAAAGTATCTGGCCCTCAGGCTCAGGGCCAGTAATGGGTGAGGAGTCAAGAGAGGAGAAGAGTTGAAAGGGCTCGAGAGAAAGAGcgcttctcttcttttctcttatccttcccttcttttcttttccttgttttccATGCAATCTTGCTACTCCTCTTCGTCCTCAttcaattccaattcaattcaattcaattcaattccaattcaattccaATTCCAATTCTCTTTTATAACGcggatttgatttgatttgatttgatttgagcTCGAGATTTACTTTGAATTCCTCCAAAGTATGTTGATTTAATCACTCACAGCACAGCAAGACCACcttgaagttgaagaagaaagcCAAGCCCTgggcattatatatatatatatatatatatgttatgatGCTGGTCAACATTATCGTTGGAAAGAGAAGCAAAGAGATCCCTGCCtcacttttctttatattattgatCGACATGCCATACCCGGGGCCGGGGAATGGGATCTAACACCAGCTTCGTAGAATTCCCCCCCGTCCATCAGGAGATGAATGCCGACCAGTGCCCCCCGGCGAAGAAGCCCGGTCCTGTCTCCATGGACCACGTTCTTCTCGCCCTTCGGGAGACTAGAGAGCAACGTGAGTCCCGCATCCGTGGTCTTTTCAACTTCTTCGACTCCGCCGGATTGGGCTACCTTGATTACGCCCAGATCGAGGCCGGCCTCTCCACCATGCGCATCCCCGCCGAGTACAGGTATGCCCGGGACCTCCTTAAGGTATGCGATGCCAATCGGGATGGTCGTGTTGACTACCTCGAGTTCCGACGCTACATGGACGAGAAGGAGCTCGACCTCTACCGCATCTTCGAGGCCATTGACGTCGAGCACAACGGCTGCATCCTGCCGGAGGAGCTCTTGGAGGCTCTCGCCAAAGCGGGTAACATATATACTATCATGCCTTTGATAATAATGTATtgctattttaaaatcaatCATGCACGCGACTGAAACATACATGATGGGGAATGAGGCAGTACTTACTTGGCGTCTGATCATATGCTTTCTGCTGTTTGATTACCATCTAAAAGGGGGAATGAGGCCACGGCCACGCAACTTGGTGCTATTTTTGTAGCCTTGTTAATAAATTTACACTTTTTTTCAGGTCATCACTATCATCTTTCCCATACTACTATACCCATTTCAATAGTAAAACAGAGATTTGTCCCGCGTTTGAGAAAAAGGCCATGGCTCCAAAAGTACAAACAAAACTTTTAAtggctctaatttttttttaattgcgtGGTCATTCATTTTCGTTATTCTCATCACTGATTCTTGTCACTGTCACCTTCTATATACTATGCTGTAAGACGTAAATGATTTAACGAGAAGCATTCAGTTTGTGTTAAGCATTCATCCTGCTGGTTTCTGCCGGCCTTGATTATTACACAGTGTGAGAAACTGAAGTGACTTCTCTTTTTCAGTGTTTTCAGTTcttttacatattattattatcatccaTCCCCTTTGTGGAactgaatattttattttcttgccaTATCATGTCTATGGTTTGTTAGCAGCTGGTACTTCagtttcatcattttcatataaatacTTTAACTTATCAGCTTCCTCATTCATTTGCTCCATTTTCTTGCATATTAAAAATCCTTGCAGGAATTGAAATTGGAGATGAGGAGCTAGCTCATTTTGTTGAGCATGTGGATAAGGACAACAATGGGATCATAACTTTTGAAGAATGGAGAGACTTTCTGCTTCTAGACCCTCATGAAGCAACCATTGAAAACATTTACCATTATTGGGAAAGAGTCTGCCTTGTAGATATTGGTGAACAGGCTGTTATACCTCAAGGGATTAGTAAGCATGTAAATGCAAGCAAATACTTGATTGCTGGAGGTGTAGCTGGAGCAATTTCTCGCACAGCTACTGCTCCTCTTGACCGTCTCAAGGTGGTTATGCAAGTTCAGACCACACGGGCCCAACTTGTGCCAGCCATAAAAGACATATGGAGGGACAGTCGATTCTTGGGATTTTTCCGTGGGAATGGACTGAATGTGATGAAGGTTGCACCTGAAAGTGCAATTAGATTCTATACTTATGAAATGCTGAAAGATTTTATAGTCAGTGTTAGAGGTGAAGATAAGAGTGACATTGGCACATCAGGACGCCTTATTGCTGGTGGTTTGGCAGGTGCTGTGGCACAGACAGTAATATATCCTTTGGATCTTGTGAAAACCCGGCTGCAGACTTACGTCTGTGAGGCTGGAAAAGTTCCAAAGATTGGAAAACTGTCCAAAGATATTTGGATCCAAGAAGGGCCTCGAGCCTTCTATAGAGGTCTCATTCCCTCTGTCATTGGTATGATTCCTTATGCAGGTATTGATCTTGCAGCATACG belongs to Dioscorea cayenensis subsp. rotundata cultivar TDr96_F1 chromosome 17, TDr96_F1_v2_PseudoChromosome.rev07_lg8_w22 25.fasta, whole genome shotgun sequence and includes:
- the LOC120280895 gene encoding calcium-dependent mitochondrial ATP-magnesium/phosphate carrier protein 3-like isoform X2, which gives rise to MGSNTSFVEFPPVHQEMNADQCPPAKKPGPVSMDHVLLALRETREQRESRIRGLFNFFDSAGLGYLDYAQIEAGLSTMRIPAEYRYARDLLKVCDANRDGRVDYLEFRRYMDEKELDLYRIFEAIDVEHNGCILPEELLEALAKAGIEIGDEELAHFVEHVDKDNNGIITFEEWRDFLLLDPHEATIENIYHYWERVCLVDIGEQAVIPQGISKHVNASKYLIAGGVAGAISRTATAPLDRLKVVMQVQTTRAQLVPAIKDIWRDSRFLGFFRGNGLNVMKVAPESAIRFYTYEMLKDFIVSVRGEDKSDIGTSGRLIAGGLAGAVAQTVIYPLDLVKTRLQTYVCEAGKVPKIGKLSKDIWIQEGPRAFYRGLIPSVIGMIPYAEPGPLVQLGCGTVSGALGATCVYPLQVIRTRMQAQRTNSSAAYKGMSDVFWRTLHHEGFTGFYKGILPNLLKVVPSASITYLVYESMKKNLSLD
- the LOC120280895 gene encoding calcium-dependent mitochondrial ATP-magnesium/phosphate carrier protein 3-like isoform X1, yielding MGSNTSFVEFPPVHQEMNADQCPPAKKPGPVSMDHVLLALRETREQRESRIRGLFNFFDSAGLGYLDYAQIEAGLSTMRIPAEYRYARDLLKVCDANRDGRVDYLEFRRYMDEKELDLYRIFEAIDVEHNGCILPEELLEALAKAGIEIGDEELAHFVEHVDKDNNGIITFEEWRDFLLLDPHEATIENIYHYWERVCLVDIGEQAVIPQGISKHVNASKYLIAGGVAGAISRTATAPLDRLKVVMQVQTTRAQLVPAIKDIWRDSRFLGFFRGNGLNVMKVAPESAIRFYTYEMLKDFIVSVRGEDKSDIGTSGRLIAGGLAGAVAQTVIYPLDLVKTRLQTYVCEAGKVPKIGKLSKDIWIQEGPRAFYRGLIPSVIGMIPYAGIDLAAYETLKDISRTYLLNDNEPGPLVQLGCGTVSGALGATCVYPLQVIRTRMQAQRTNSSAAYKGMSDVFWRTLHHEGFTGFYKGILPNLLKVVPSASITYLVYESMKKNLSLD